From Acipenser ruthenus chromosome 2, fAciRut3.2 maternal haplotype, whole genome shotgun sequence, a single genomic window includes:
- the LOC117963064 gene encoding negative elongation factor A-like, giving the protein MSAFGVRRNAIRFELLNDLAMDRLEFSRNVLQKGLGFHPRNLDFIFAFPANTAGSVREALQTSRQPEEPTTPNSTLPSQFKQRTPMYNSSTSPSTPTSPPAASSTPTPSTPPAAAPQPAVQQPQPPPQQQQPKKSLSLTREQMYAAQEMFKTANKVTRPEKALILGFMAGSRENPCPEQGDIIQIKLSEHTEVLPKADGTGSTTMLVDTVFEMNYSTGQWTRLKKYKPITNVS; this is encoded by the exons ATGTCGGCTTTTGGAGTGCGACGGAATGCTATTCGTTTTGAGCTTTTGAATGACTTGGCTATGGACCGATTGGAGTTTAGTAGGAATGTGTTGCAAAAAGGACTGGGTTTTCACCCTAGAAATCTGGATTTCATCTTTGCCTTTCCTG CTAACACAGCAGGTTCGGTCCGGGAGGCGCTACAGACCAGCCGGCAGCCAGAGGAGCCCACGACCCCCAACAGCACACTGCCCAGCCAGTTCAAGCAGAGGACGCCCATGTACAACAGCAGCACCAGCCCCTCAACACCCACTTCTCCGCCTGCCGCCAGCAGCACCCCGACCCCCAGCACTCCCCCAGCCGCGGCACCACAACCCGCCGTGCAGCAACCGCAACCCCCGCCACAGCAGCAGCAACCCAAGAAGAGCCTGTCCCTCACT AGAGAACAGATGTACGCTGCGCAAGAAATGTTCAAGACGGCTAACAAGGTCACAAGACCGGAGAAGGCCCTGATACTGGGGTTCATGGCAGGATCTCGAG AAAACCCTTGCCCGGAGCAGGGCGACATCATTCAGATTAAGCTCAGTGAACACACTGAAGTTTTACCAAAGGCAGACGGCACTGGCAGCACCACCATGCTCGTCGACACAGTTTTTGAGATGAACTATTCCACAGGCCAGTGGACCAGACTCAAGAAATACAAACCTATAACCAACGTGTCTTGA
- the LOC117970094 gene encoding myb-related transcription factor, partner of profilin-like — protein MKSEVSESGESSSQVKTRQRSLKLKGAEVELLVDEVVAHYYVLFGSCSNKTTTARKQEIWREIQQKINALGVTQRSIKILKKRWTHTKRRTREKLAKNRAAASTTGWGPSAQEPLTPMEEMIASILLPEQVEGLSGQIGTCRDPEKTQQSSGSTNVLEGGWSAGAHSPNSPAEEGEMDEREETPSTAGVYADQPVEEDKVSIHVEPITPSPHAGTPQRPREQAVTPADYDSVILEQQRQNHSMLQHSLQRLNQHMSNQNITQHRICQTLERWQENSTEHNRQMLMSMAAINNTLRGALDVFNRLAWQLAERSSETPGESGSSTPGTSQTTTPSMTPPQPLRRGLRIHVGGISRQMDPSPPEGKRGRRQ, from the exons ATGAAGTCAGAAGTGTCAGAATCTGGCGAGTCCTCTTCACAGGTTAAAACCAGGCAGAGAAGCCTGAAACTTAAAGGTGCAGAAGTGGAGCTGCTGGTGGATGAGGTGGTTGCCCACTATTATGTTTTGTTTGGGAGCTGCTCCAATAAAACAACCACAGCAAGAAAGCAGGAAATATGGAGAGAaatccaacaaaaaataaatgcctTGGGGGTGACGCAGCGTTCCATTAAAATCCTAAAGAAAAGGTGGACACACACCAAAAGAAGGACCAGGGAGAAGTTGGCCAAAAACCGAGCAGCTGCCAGCACCACTGGTTGGGGTCCTTCTGCCCAGGAACCCCTGACACCCATGGAGGAGATGATAGCCTCTATCCTGCTACCAGAACAAGTGGAGGGACTGTCAGGGCAGATAGGCACATGCAGAGATCCTGAGAAAACACAACAAAGTTCAG GTTCAACAAATGTTTTGGAAGGTGGATGGTCTGCAGGTGCGCACAGTCCTAATAGCCCAGCTGAGGAAGGTGAAATGGACGAGCGAGAGGAAACTCCTTCCACTGCAGGTGTGTATGCTGACCAGCCTGTTGAAGAGGATAAAGTCTCCATACATGTGGAACCCATCACACCATCTCCACATGCTGGTACCCCACAGAGGCCCAGGGAACAAGCAGTCACACCTGCAGATTATGATTCTGTCATCCTGGAGCAACAAAGGCAGAACCACAGTATGCTGCAACACTCCCTGCAAAGGCTGAATCAGCATATGAGCAACCAAAATATTACTCAACACAGAATTTGCCAGACCTTAGAAAGGTGGCAAGAAAATAGTACTGAGCACAATAGGCAGATGCTGATGAGCATGGCAGCCATTAACAACACATTAAGAGGTGCTCTTGATGTGTTCAACCGGCTAGCCTGGCAGCTAGCTGAAAGATCTAGTGAGACTCCGGGTGAATCTGGCAGCAGCACGCCTGGGACATCGCAGACAACAACCCCATCCATGACTCCACCACAACCTTTGAGAAGAGGGTTACGCATACACGTTGGTGGTATCTCCAGACAGATGGATCCTTCGCCTCCTGAAGGGAAAAGAGGAAGACGACAGTAA